The following are encoded in a window of Manihot esculenta cultivar AM560-2 chromosome 8, M.esculenta_v8, whole genome shotgun sequence genomic DNA:
- the LOC110621310 gene encoding transcription factor bHLH48 isoform X2 — protein MESPTGPVARSSFTGPQPDETGLDSLQFGEDIQHLISVPPENASSFTALLELPPNQAVELLHSPDSTIRTRNVIQTHHQKQYLQPQFNAANLTFPTNSGLIERAARFSVFAGDNLHNITYNSPETSSVPSNSSANLEKVVKSEPTEAESFLNPLQPLVSDPTTVENGAQNQRPVKRKEREKKGKGSAKKNRSCANENSEDAEKLPYVHVRARRGQATDSHSLAERARREKINARMKLLQELVPGCNKISGTALVLDEIINHVQSLQRQVESGSLMDGNFPSMVMPMMWAEVQDSGNRQNSQQLWQFDALNQPVWGREDGGYNFITPDNSLLSYDSSANSASMRSNQLKMEL, from the exons ATGGAGTCACCTACTGGTCCTGTAGCTAGATCCAGCTTCACGGGACCTCAACCTGACGAGACTGGACTTGATTCTCTCCAATTTGGGGAAGATATCCAGCACCTAATCTCCGTGCCTCCGGAAAATGCTAGCTCCTTCACTGCTCTTCTTGAGTTGCCGCCCAATCAGGCCGTGGAGCTTCTACACTCGCCTGATTCGACTATCAGAACCCGAAATGTTATCCAGACCCATCATCAGAAACAGTATCTACAGCCCCAGTTCAATGCTGCGAATTTAACGTTTCCTACTAACAGTGGTTTGATAGAGCGAGCCGCGAGATTCTCGGTGTTCGCCGGTGACAATTTACACAATATTACCTATAATTCTCCTGAGACGAGTTCAGTGCCGTCGAATTCCAGTGCGAATCTCGAGAAAGTCGTTAAGAGTGAACCCACCGAGGCTGAGTCATTCTTAAATCCATTACAGCCGTTGGTTTCTGATCCTACGACGGTTGAAAACGGGGCACAGAATCAGAGGCCGGTGAAGAGGAAGGAGCGAGAAAAGAAG GGTAAAGGCTCAGCAAAGAAGAATAGGAGCTGCGCAAATGAGAACTCTGAAGATGCAGAGAAACTTCCTTACGTTCACGTTCGAGCTCGTCGTGGTCAAGCCACAGACAGCCATAGCTTAGCAGAGAGA GCAAGGAGAGAGAAAATCAATGCAAGGATGAAGCTACTTCAAGAGCTGGTCCCAGGCTGCAACAAG ATTTCTGGAACAGCATTGGTACTGGATGAGATCATCAATCATGTACAGTCACTACAACGCCAAGTGGAG AGTGGATCTTTAATGGACGGTAATTTCCCCAGCATGGTTATGCCAATGATGTGGGCAGAAGTACAAGATAGTGGGAATAGACAAAATTCTCAACAGCTATGGCAGTTTGATGCACTTAACCAACCGGTTTGGGGAAGAGAAGACGGTGGCTATAACTTCATTACTCCAGATAACTCCCTTTTGAGTTATGACTCCTCAGCCAATTCAG CATCTATGCGCTCGAATCAATTGAAAATGGAGCTATGA
- the LOC110621310 gene encoding transcription factor bHLH48 isoform X1, translating into MESPTGPVARSSFTGPQPDETGLDSLQFGEDIQHLISVPPENASSFTALLELPPNQAVELLHSPDSTIRTRNVIQTHHQKQYLQPQFNAANLTFPTNSGLIERAARFSVFAGDNLHNITYNSPETSSVPSNSSANLEKVVKSEPTEAESFLNPLQPLVSDPTTVENGAQNQRPVKRKEREKKGKGSAKKNRSCANENSEDAEKLPYVHVRARRGQATDSHSLAERARREKINARMKLLQELVPGCNKISGTALVLDEIINHVQSLQRQVEVLSMRLAAVNPGIDFNLDSILAAESGSLMDGNFPSMVMPMMWAEVQDSGNRQNSQQLWQFDALNQPVWGREDGGYNFITPDNSLLSYDSSANSASMRSNQLKMEL; encoded by the exons ATGGAGTCACCTACTGGTCCTGTAGCTAGATCCAGCTTCACGGGACCTCAACCTGACGAGACTGGACTTGATTCTCTCCAATTTGGGGAAGATATCCAGCACCTAATCTCCGTGCCTCCGGAAAATGCTAGCTCCTTCACTGCTCTTCTTGAGTTGCCGCCCAATCAGGCCGTGGAGCTTCTACACTCGCCTGATTCGACTATCAGAACCCGAAATGTTATCCAGACCCATCATCAGAAACAGTATCTACAGCCCCAGTTCAATGCTGCGAATTTAACGTTTCCTACTAACAGTGGTTTGATAGAGCGAGCCGCGAGATTCTCGGTGTTCGCCGGTGACAATTTACACAATATTACCTATAATTCTCCTGAGACGAGTTCAGTGCCGTCGAATTCCAGTGCGAATCTCGAGAAAGTCGTTAAGAGTGAACCCACCGAGGCTGAGTCATTCTTAAATCCATTACAGCCGTTGGTTTCTGATCCTACGACGGTTGAAAACGGGGCACAGAATCAGAGGCCGGTGAAGAGGAAGGAGCGAGAAAAGAAG GGTAAAGGCTCAGCAAAGAAGAATAGGAGCTGCGCAAATGAGAACTCTGAAGATGCAGAGAAACTTCCTTACGTTCACGTTCGAGCTCGTCGTGGTCAAGCCACAGACAGCCATAGCTTAGCAGAGAGA GCAAGGAGAGAGAAAATCAATGCAAGGATGAAGCTACTTCAAGAGCTGGTCCCAGGCTGCAACAAG ATTTCTGGAACAGCATTGGTACTGGATGAGATCATCAATCATGTACAGTCACTACAACGCCAAGTGGAG GTCTTATCAATGAGACTTGCAGCAGTTAACCCGGGAATTGATTTCAATCTTGACAGTATATTAGCTGCAGAA AGTGGATCTTTAATGGACGGTAATTTCCCCAGCATGGTTATGCCAATGATGTGGGCAGAAGTACAAGATAGTGGGAATAGACAAAATTCTCAACAGCTATGGCAGTTTGATGCACTTAACCAACCGGTTTGGGGAAGAGAAGACGGTGGCTATAACTTCATTACTCCAGATAACTCCCTTTTGAGTTATGACTCCTCAGCCAATTCAG CATCTATGCGCTCGAATCAATTGAAAATGGAGCTATGA